AACGCCATCAATTTTCAAAACCGCAAGACGGGATGATACGGCCACCATTATGTGGCAAAGCGTCAAAAACGCGGAAGGATATCTCTTAAAATACACATCAACAACAGGTAAAGAAAAGATCATAGATACCAAGAATGTTTTTGGGTTCCGAGTGGAGGGTCTCGAAATGAACGTTCCCCATACTTTTTCGGTAGCGGCCTATAACGGATTGGGACGGGGTAGGTTTTCGGAGTATGCAACTGTAATCCCTAAAGAAAATATTCCCTATTCCCCCAGGGACGTATCCGCTCGGGAAACTCCCAGGGGAAGTATCATGTTGAACTGGACGCCCAATGAACTAAATCCGCCCGGAACAACATATATTGTGCTTCGCGGTGAAAAATTACACGATTTTCAGGTGTTGGCATCAAATGTTAAAGGCACAGGTTTTGAGGATACCTCCATAGAAAAGGACAAGGACTTTTTTTATACGGTAAAAGCCGCTACACAACATGGGGAAAGCAATTTCTATCCCAATATTGCCACCCCCATTAAACTGGAAGCTAACTACAAGATTGAAATAACCGAGATCAACAAGGATACCGAAGGTAACTACATCATAGATGTTACATTTGGCAATATCCCTTTGGATGGTTACCATAGTTTTGGAATCATATACAGCAATATCTCCTATTTAACTGTGGAGGAAACACGTGTTGAAGGAAGTAGCGTGGACAAGAACAAAGGCAAATTTCAAGTGACCATTCCAAAGGAGGAGCTCCGACGGAATTCAAAATACGCGATAAAAGCTTATGTAAATACCAACGGAAAGGATTTGTTTGGAAGACAGCCTGACAAAACAATTACAGTTGATTAAGAAAAACGGGCTATGGTCTTGGTGCATACAATTGCCAAAATGAAAAGCAAGCCAATTATTCAACAAGATCACAGGTCAATTCGTCAAAAATGCTTACTGAGTATAGCTTATACTCCTAATTTTAGGCCAATGTTTAGAATCTTCCTATCATACCTCTTTTTGGCCAGCTTTGTTTTAGGTTGTTCCCAAGCAGAAAAGGAAAGGCCTATGCCACCCAACGTGGTCTTCATTTTTCTTGACGATCTGGGTTATGGGGACTTAAGTTGCTATGGCAATGATAAAATCGTTACTCCAAATTTTGATGCCCTCGCCAAAAATGGTATAAAGTTCACCCAGTTTTATAGCAACGCGCCCGTTTGTTCACCATCGCGAGTGGCATTTATCACTGGTCAGTATCCTTTCAGAAGGCGAATCCATGGGGTTGTTGGTAGTACAAAAAACAATAAAGCAAGAAGGCAGGCCAATTTTTTGGATACCATAGGACCCTTGTTGCCAAAAATGTTGAAAAATAATGGATATGCAACGGCACATTTTGGGAAATGGCATATGGGCGGAGGGCGAGATATTGGCAATGTCCCCTACCCTACTGATTATGGCTATGACCAGAGCCTTGTTGGTTTTGAAGGCATAGGCGACCGAATACTTGATTTAGAGGACCATGCCCTAAGCAATAGGAGTGCCAAATTGGGAAAGGGCAGGATTGCCAGGATACCCAAAAGGGATATTACACGAATTTATGTTGATAGCGCGCTCTCGTTCATAAAACGAAACAAGGATCGACCCTTCTATGTCAATATCTTTCCCGGTGATGTCCATGACCCTTTTAAACCAACGGAATCTGAAATTAAAGGGTTTAGGCCTATCGCGAGGGATGAGGAAGAAGCCAAATTTTTTGCTGTGCTCAAAGAAACTGATAAGCAGGTGGGCAGGTTTGTTCAGGGCCTGGAGTCCATGGGGCTGATTGATGATACCATTATTATCATGTCAAGCGATAATGGGCCTACCGATTGGCCGCGATATTATAAACACAACGGACAACCCCCATCAAGCCAAGGAAATTTACGGGGTAGAAAATGGAGCCTATATGAAGGAGGGATTCGGGTACCCTTACTAGTACAGTGGAAAGGGCATCTCCCTGAAAATTCTGTGGACAGTACCACGGTTGGAGCTGTAATGGACTTGTTTCCCACGATAATGAACCTTACCGATTCCAATTTCAAAGAGGTTGCACCCAATCTTGATGGTATTCCATTGGATGGAGCAATTTATGGGACATCACAATCAAGAAAAGAACCCATATTCTGGTACTTCCCCAACCAGCCTGTTCCCGGCAATCCCGAATTTATGACTCCCAAATTGGCCATGCGATATGCAGATTGGAAGTTTTTGGTCAATGAAGACGGGACCGGTGCAGAACTGTACAATTTAAAACACGATCCAAAAGAAAGTAGTAACATAGCACAGGACCATATGGAACGTGTCGAAATTTTTACCAAGGAAATCTTGGATTGGTATGAGCAGACTGTGGTATTCGTAAATTAAAAACCATTAGAAAATGAAGGAAAATTTAGTTTTTACAATATTGGGCCTTTTTATGACCGCAATGGTAGGTCAGGTAACTCCACATAGAACCGCCCTTGTGACGCAATGGGCAAAAAAAATTGACGAAAATTCGGTTTGGAATGAATACCCCAGGCCACAATTGGAACGTGAAGACTGGCAAAATTTGAATGGACCATGGGATTTTCACCTTGGCAAACGAACCGAGGGAAGACCTCAAAATTTTTCAAGAACGATTTTGGTACCCTTTGCGGTGGAATCAAAACTATCCGGCATTCAAGAAACGGTACTCCCTCAACATCGACTTTGGTACAGCAAGGATTTTGAGCTGAAGGACAGCTTTGCTGGAAAAGATATTATCCTTCATTTTGAAGCTGTTGATTATGAAGCAATGGTATGGGTCAACAATGTCATTGTGGGAAGCCATAAAGGCGGATATGATAGGTTTTCATTTGATATCACGCCGTATTTGAAGAAAGGGAAGAATACCATTACGGTCGCTGTTGATGACCCAAGTAATTTTGGTTCACAAGCCAGGGGAAAACAACAGTTGCCCTCACAGGGGATTTGGTATACCCCGGTGAGTGGTATTTGGCAAACGGTTTGGTTGGAAGGGGTCTCCACAAAAGCTTGGATCAAGGAGGTGAAGATAACTCCTGATATCGACAATGGAACCGTTTCCATAGTGCCCATGCTGAACAAACCCTCCCCTGAAAAATTCCAGGTCAGGATCAAAGCCTCTTCTCAGGGTAAGTTGGTTGCCAATACAGAAATTGCTGCCGAAGAACTGGCAACCCTTTCCATTGAAGACGCCAAGCTTTGGGCTCCCGACTCCCCTTTTCTTTACGATCTTGATTTGGTTTTAATCGATGAAAAAGGCCGAGTTTTGGACGAGATCAAAAGCTATTTTGGAATGCGAAAAATCAGTTTGGGTGACCATAAAGGAGGTAAATACCTGTTTTTGAACAATCAACCACTTTTCCAGTATGGAACCTTAGATCAAGGCTGGTGGCCTGATGGATTGCACACGCCGCCCAGCGATGAAGCTATGCGATGGGATATTGAAATGACAAAAAAAATGGGGTTCAATACCATTCGCAAGCACATAAAAGTAGAACCGGACCGCTGGTATTACCATTGCGACCGATTGGGGATGTTGGTTTGGCAAGATATGCCGTCGGGTATGATGGTAGTGCCAAATCCTGAACCGGAAAAGCGACCCATTCATTTACAACACGCAAAAAAAGGCGCTCCCGATCTACACCTGACCATCGAAACCAAAATGCAGTACGAGCATGAGATGAAACAGATGATTTATGAACATTACAATTACCCTAGCATTGTAATGTGGGTTCCCTTCAACGAAGGTTGGGGGCAGTACGATACCTGTAGGATTGCGGATATGGTCAAAGCCCTGGATGGCTCTCGTTTAATTAACGCTGTAAGCGGTTGGTCGTTACGGCCCTGTGGGGAAATATATGACATCCATTCCTATCAAAAGGAAGTGAAGATTCCTTCCATTTCAAAGGATATGGCATCGGTCATTGGGGAGTACGGGGGCATCGGTTTTCCCGTAGATGGACATCTGTGGAAGCCAGGATTTAAAAATTGGGGATATCAGACCTATGATTCCGAAGGGAAGCTACTCGAAAATTACAGGTTGAAATTCGACCAAATCGTAAAAATGAAGGAAGAAAATGGACTCTCAGCGGCAATTTACACGCAGACCACGGATGTTGAGGGTGAGGTAAACGGATTGATTACCTACGATAGGAAGGTTGTCAAAATGCCTGTGGAAACCTTGGCAAAAATGCATGAAGTACTCTATAAAAAATAATAGGGCGCAAGATGAAAAATACAGTTTTCATAGTGCTACTTGCACTTTTTTGTTCCCATGGCAACGGTCAATCGGAAGTTATAAAAGAATACCCCAATATTTTGATGATTTTGGTGGATGACCTCAAACCTGCTTTGGGCAGTTATGGCGATACCACTGCGCTAAGCCCAAATATCGATAAATTGGCCGCAAGCAGTCTCCAATTTGAGCGTGCTTATGTGAACCAAGCCGTTTGTGGGCCTTC
The sequence above is a segment of the Muricauda sp. SCSIO 64092 genome. Coding sequences within it:
- a CDS encoding sulfatase-like hydrolase/transferase, producing the protein MFRIFLSYLFLASFVLGCSQAEKERPMPPNVVFIFLDDLGYGDLSCYGNDKIVTPNFDALAKNGIKFTQFYSNAPVCSPSRVAFITGQYPFRRRIHGVVGSTKNNKARRQANFLDTIGPLLPKMLKNNGYATAHFGKWHMGGGRDIGNVPYPTDYGYDQSLVGFEGIGDRILDLEDHALSNRSAKLGKGRIARIPKRDITRIYVDSALSFIKRNKDRPFYVNIFPGDVHDPFKPTESEIKGFRPIARDEEEAKFFAVLKETDKQVGRFVQGLESMGLIDDTIIIMSSDNGPTDWPRYYKHNGQPPSSQGNLRGRKWSLYEGGIRVPLLVQWKGHLPENSVDSTTVGAVMDLFPTIMNLTDSNFKEVAPNLDGIPLDGAIYGTSQSRKEPIFWYFPNQPVPGNPEFMTPKLAMRYADWKFLVNEDGTGAELYNLKHDPKESSNIAQDHMERVEIFTKEILDWYEQTVVFVN
- a CDS encoding glycoside hydrolase family 2 protein, with amino-acid sequence MKENLVFTILGLFMTAMVGQVTPHRTALVTQWAKKIDENSVWNEYPRPQLEREDWQNLNGPWDFHLGKRTEGRPQNFSRTILVPFAVESKLSGIQETVLPQHRLWYSKDFELKDSFAGKDIILHFEAVDYEAMVWVNNVIVGSHKGGYDRFSFDITPYLKKGKNTITVAVDDPSNFGSQARGKQQLPSQGIWYTPVSGIWQTVWLEGVSTKAWIKEVKITPDIDNGTVSIVPMLNKPSPEKFQVRIKASSQGKLVANTEIAAEELATLSIEDAKLWAPDSPFLYDLDLVLIDEKGRVLDEIKSYFGMRKISLGDHKGGKYLFLNNQPLFQYGTLDQGWWPDGLHTPPSDEAMRWDIEMTKKMGFNTIRKHIKVEPDRWYYHCDRLGMLVWQDMPSGMMVVPNPEPEKRPIHLQHAKKGAPDLHLTIETKMQYEHEMKQMIYEHYNYPSIVMWVPFNEGWGQYDTCRIADMVKALDGSRLINAVSGWSLRPCGEIYDIHSYQKEVKIPSISKDMASVIGEYGGIGFPVDGHLWKPGFKNWGYQTYDSEGKLLENYRLKFDQIVKMKEENGLSAAIYTQTTDVEGEVNGLITYDRKVVKMPVETLAKMHEVLYKK